Part of the Cupriavidus basilensis genome is shown below.
ACTGGAAGCGCTGGCTCAACCGCTCGCCGCTGGCTAGCAAAACGCTCACTTCCACCCCCGATGCCATCGTCTGGCAGGCCGCGCGGCTGGTGCCGGAGACCGACACGCTGGCACCCTGCGGGCAAACGCACACGGCATGCCCCTGGCCCTCGGTATCGACCGTGACCGCACCGTAGCCGGCCCGCATCGACAGGCCGGACGCCTGGCGCCAGGTCCATGCGCACGGGGGCACAGAGGCGGTAATGTCGGTGCCGTCGCCCCGCAGCACCGCGGCGGTGGCGGTGACCCGGGGCACACCGGGCGTCAGCGGCGTGTCGGCGTAGGTGAGTTGCAGGCGCAAGGCGCAGTCCGGCGCCAGGGCGGAGGTAGCGTTGCGCGTCGTGGGCGGTTGGAGCAAGGTGAGTGCTACCTCACCTTGCTCGCCGCGCCAGACCTTGCGCAGCGTGTCCCCGCACGCTTTTAGCAGCGCAATGAGCAGGCCGCCTGGCCGTGGCGCGGCGCGGCCCGATAGTGACCCTGAGTGCATCGATGGCACGATTTCCCCGTATCCTTTTTATAAAGGCACTCTACAAACCGAGCGGCCTTCGCGCATCACCCATTCATGGGATGCCACCGGGTTTTCTCATGGCCGGCGCGGGATTTCGGCCGATGGCGGTGTCCCGGCCAGTTCGCCGACGCGCCTGACCACCTCGGCCAGTAATGCCGAGCTGTCGTCGCTGCGATAGCTCATCATCACCGGCGAGGTAAAGCCGGGTGCATCAATCGGCACGTAGGCCACATCGTCGCGGTGCAGGCGCTGCACCGATGCCGGCACCAGGCAGATCCCAAGCCCCGCAGCCACGAGGCCGATGGCGGTCTGCAGCTCATTGGCCTCCTGCGCCACGCGCAACTGCAGGCCCTGCGTGCGGAACAGCGCCAGCACGTGGTCGGCGTAGCTGGGGCGGGGCCGCGCCGGGTAGAGCACGAAGGGGTGGGCCGCCAGTTGCGCCGGCGTCATGGGCGGGCCCGCAAGCGCCGGGTGGCCGCTGGGCACGGCGGCCACCAGCGTTTCGGCCATGACCACCGTGCGGGTGATGGCCGGGTCGTCCAGCACGATGCGGCCGAAGCCGATATCGATGCGCCCGGCTTTCAGCGCTTCCAGCTGCTGTACGGTGGTCAGCTCCGACAAGCCCACCTCCAGCGCCGCATCGGAGCCCCGCACCAGCCGGATCAGTTCCGGCAGGAAGCCATAGAGCACCGATGGCACGAAGCCGATGCCGAACCAGCGCTTTTCATTGCGGCCGATGCGCCGCGTGCCTTCCACCATCTCGTCGATGCGCTGGTTGAGCTGCAGCGATTGCTCCAGCAGGAAGCGGCCGGCCTCGGTCAGCCGCACCGCGCGCGAGGAACGGTCCAGCAGCACGGTGCCGATTTCGTCCTCCAGCTGGCGGATCTGGCGCGACAGCGGCGGCTGGGCGATATGCAGGCGCTCAGCCGCGCGGGTGAAGTTGAGTTCGGCCGCAACGGCCTGGAAATAACGCAGGTGACGTAGCTCCATGACCTCGTCCTTTCATACTTTAAAGGTATTGATCGGGACATACTCGGTCTTGGACACCCTGGATGTCAAGCCACATACTGCTTCTCAACGTATTCCATACTTGGCAGACCCCCAGCATGAAAGCAACCGTCACCTCCGTCGAAGCCATCCTGGTCGACTTGCCCACCATCCGGGCGCACCAGCTTGCCATGACCACCATGCAGCGCCAGACCCTGGTGATCGTGCGGCTGCGTTGCAGCGACGGCATCGAGGGGATTGGCGAAGCCACCACCATCGGCGGCCTGAGCTACGGCGACGAAAGCCCCGAGGGCATCAAGCTGACCATCGATACCTACCTGGCGCCTGCACTGGCCGGCATCGACGCGTGCAATATCCACGCCGCCATGCAGCGCCTGGCTTCGGTGGCGCGGGGAAATCGCTTCGCCAAGTCGGC
Proteins encoded:
- a CDS encoding LysR family transcriptional regulator; the encoded protein is MELRHLRYFQAVAAELNFTRAAERLHIAQPPLSRQIRQLEDEIGTVLLDRSSRAVRLTEAGRFLLEQSLQLNQRIDEMVEGTRRIGRNEKRWFGIGFVPSVLYGFLPELIRLVRGSDAALEVGLSELTTVQQLEALKAGRIDIGFGRIVLDDPAITRTVVMAETLVAAVPSGHPALAGPPMTPAQLAAHPFVLYPARPRPSYADHVLALFRTQGLQLRVAQEANELQTAIGLVAAGLGICLVPASVQRLHRDDVAYVPIDAPGFTSPVMMSYRSDDSSALLAEVVRRVGELAGTPPSAEIPRRP